TTCTGCCGCAGAAACAACACCTCGTCCAGGGTCACGGTTGCCGCATCCACTTTGCCCTCGCACAGCAACCGGCTCGACGCAGACAAGGACACACTGGGAACCAGTTCAACCTGAGCGGCATCAAGCCGATGTTCCTGCTGGCAGAGAATCAGGGACTGATAGCCCAGCCAGGGATGAACGGCGACACGCAACGGACGGGACGACAGATCCTGACAACTGCACACCAGCACGACCAGCAGCACTGGAAAAAAAAGTGCGCTGAAACACCGCTGGAAAAAAATCCTGACCCGATTTAGCACGGCCAGCGCCCTGCGAGCACGTACAAATACCATCCTGAACTCACGATCTTTTCCCCCGCGCCGCCTCGGCAGGTCGAGGCAGGGTGAAATAAAAACAGCTGCCATTACCCGGCTCCGAAGTCGCCCAGATCCGGCCGCCATGGCGTTCAACAATTTTTCTGCACAGAGCAAGGCCGATGCCGCACCCTGCGGCCTGACTGTCTGGATCAATTCGTTTGAACATCTGAAAGATCTTGTCCTGATACAGCTCGCTGTCAAAACCGATGCCGTTATCCGCTATCCTGAACTCCCACTCCTGTTCCTTTTCGTCACAGCCAATCTCCAGCCGGGGTGGACGGGACTGATTGTAGCGAATGGCATTACTGATCAAGTTCTGCCACAGCTGTCGCAACTGGCTGCTATCGACAGCAACCCGGGGCAGGCTGTCGACATGGACACAGGCCTGCCGTTCGGAAATCTGGGCATGTAAATCATCCAGCACACTGCGAACAATCGCATTCATATCAACAGGATTAAACGTTTTCTCCTGGGTCTCAAGCCGTGAAAAGGTCAGCAGCCCCTCCACCATTTTGCGCATGCGTGCTGCACCTTCGACGGCAAAATGGATAAACTCACGCCCGATCTCATCCAGACTGGCCTGATAGCGCTTCTCCAGCAGCGCAAGAAAGCCGGAAATTGACCGCAGCGGCTCGAAAAGATCATGGGAAGCCACATAGGCAAACTGCTGAAGATCCTCATTGGAGCGCTGCAGGTTCCGCGTCAGGACATGCAGCATCTGCTGATCGTAGGCCCGCTGCAGGGCAATGGCTGCCAGATCGCCAAACATGGCCGCCAGATGAGCATCGCGCGGGGTAAAGTCTGTCGGCTTGTTCGCCATGCCCATGATGCCGACCGTCCTGCCACCAACATTGAGCGGCGCAAACAGCACGTTGTCGAGCCGGACATGGCCCCCGGGCATCATTTTGACCCACTCACTGTGCATGAAGTCATTTTCGTAAGCGACCCCCTGCGTGCGGTAGGCGATCTCGCGCAGCCCCCGGATCGGCATCGGCAGGCTCGGGTCAACAGTACAGGGCCGCCCGCCGGCTTCAAGGAAGAGAACCTCGTTTTCATCCCCCTTCTCTGACAGCAGGGCCACATAGCCCGAGGTAGCCCCTATCAGGCCAATGGCGGCATCGAAAATCTGTCGCGCGACCTGTTCAAAACTGTCCGCCCCCAGAACCGACCGGGCCGCGTTGAGATACGCCTGGACCAGCGCCTCCTGATCGTGCAATTCAGCTTCGAGCTGCTGCAGTCTGACCCCGAGCTGCGCATCAGTTTCATTCTCCATGTAGCCCCCTTCTGGTTCATCAGCAGGTTCCGCACCTTGAGGCGGGGGCAACGGCAGGCACAGGTGAAAAACCGTACCCTTGCCCGGTGTGCTGTCAACCCCAATGGTTCCCTGGTGCTTACTGATAATATCGTAGCAGACACTCAATCCCAGCCCGGTTCCCTTACCAACCTCCTTGGTGGTGAAAAAAGGATCGAAAATCAGCCGCTTAACCTCGTTACTCATACTACTGCCAGTGTCGGTCACCGTGACATGAGCCCACCCGTCCTCGGCCCAGGTTCACAGGATAATAAGAAAATGCTTCCGAAAACCGGTAAACCGTTCGACAAGCAAAAAACAAACCTTATACTTGATGACACGCAGGGTGGGCAGTGCCTTGGCCGGAGGTCACCACATGGAACCGATAAATCTTGAAAAACTCGAAACCGAGCTGCTGCTGAAAGCGCTTCACGACCGTTACGGCTACGATTTCAGCCACTACGCCCCGGCCTCACTCAACCGGCGTATTGCCAGTTTCCTGAGCAAAAGCGGTTATCAGCACACGGCCGATCTGATTCCGCGGTTGCTGCGCGACCGTGCCTTTTTCAACCAACTGCTGTTCACCATCTCCGTCACCGTCACCGAAATGTTCCGCGATCCGGAGTTCTACCGCGCCCTGCGTGAATCCATCCTGCCGGTACTGCGCACCTACCCGTCGCTGCGCATCTGGCACGCCGGCTGCGCCACCGGCGAAGAGGTCTATTCCATGGCGATCCTGCTGCAGGAAGAGGGGATCGCCGAGCACTGCCAGCTCTATGCCACGGACATCAATGACGACTCCCTCAACCAGGCCAGGCAGGGCATTTTCAATGTCGATCGCATGCGCGAGTACACCCTCAACTACCAGCAGGCCGGCGGGCTCGGCAGCTTCTCCGATTACTACCACTGCCGCTACGACTCAGCGATCATGGACTCCTCGCTACGCCAGCGCATCACCTTCGCCAATCACAATCTGGTTTCCGATGGCATTTTTGGCGAAATGCACCTGATCTGCTGCCGCAATGTGCTGATCTACTTTGATCGCGAGCTTCAGGATCGGGCCCTGCACCTGTTCGCCGATGCCCTGACACCGCGCGGATTCCTCTGCCTCGGCACCAAGGAAACACCGGCTTTTTCCACTGTCGCCGATTTCTTCAACCCCGTCGCAGGAGCGTCGCACTGTTACCAGATCAATGACAAGCACCAGACACAGAACCCGATTTTCACAACCTGAGACCGGAATGGAAACGTGCACGCCACATCAAGAAAAAACCGGACCAGCCAGGCCGCCCTTCCAGTGCGTCGTCATCGGCGGCTCTGCGGGCGCCCTGACCGCGCTCAACGCGCTGACGGCGGTTCTTGCGCCGGGGTTTCCGGTGCCACTGGTGTGCGTGATCCATCTCCATCCACACTCGCACACCGACACCTTCGTTCGCGCGCTACTGGCTCAGACGTCCCTGCTGGTGAAGGAAGCCGATGACAAGGAAGCACTGCGCCCGGCCACACTCTACCTGGCCCCGGCCAACTATCACCTGCTGATCGAACAGGACCGCAGCCTGGCCCTGTCTGTTGACGGAAAAGTCAACCACAGCCGTCCGTCCATCGATGTCCTGTTTGAAACGGCCGCACTGGCCTACCGTGATCAACTGGCCGGAATTCTGCTCAGCGGAGCCTCCAACGACGGGGCTGCCGGCTTGCGCCGTATCCATGATCTCGGGGGCAAGACCCTGGTACAAACCCCGGACACGGCAGAAGTTCCATATATGCCGCAAAGTGCTTTAGCTGCAACGGAAACCGACGCCGTTCTGCCGCCGGTCGAGATCGGCCACTGGCTCAATGCCCGGCTTGCGCGTTTTTTTTCACCCTGAGGAGATGACCATGTCTGCCATGTCTGCCACATCTGTTACAGCGCGTCGGCTTCCCTGCCGAACCCTGCTGCTCGCTCTGCTCACCAGCCTGCTGTTGCCAACCTTCGCCCTGTCCATCCAGCAACCCACCAACGGGGCGCATCACAACAAGCAGTACCGTTTCGCCGTTCTGCTCGCTGGCGACCACCGCACGCCCCGCATTGACGGCTTCAAACAGGAGATGGCCAGGCACGGCGATCAGTACGGCGTCCACCATGTCTACACCTTTTTCAACGCCGAAGGCAACAGCAGCCAGCTCCTGCCGCTGGCGCGCCAGATCGTCGCCAGCCATCCGGATGTGGCCATTGCCGCCGGCGGCATCGAAGCGGACGCCCTGAAACTGGCCACGGATGAGGCCCCCCTGCCGGTCGTGTTTCTCTTCAGCGCTTCCTGCGTCGAGCGCGGCCAGATTGAAAGCATCCGCCATCCCGGTGGCAATCTGACCGGCATTGACAGCAATGACACGGTGCTGACGGAAAAACGCCTGTGGTATCTGCACAAAATGCTGCCAGGAATCAAACACGTCACCTGCTTCAGCATTCCAACCATTGGTTCTTCCGCCGAATCCGCCGTGCTGGCGGTTGAGGCCGGCAAGAAACTCGGTCTGGAGGTACGCATTATCGATCTCGAGAGCAAGGACGAGCTGAAGAGCAAGGCGCAGCAGCTTGTCCGGCGGGACAATACCGACGCCATTCTGCTGTTTCCCTGCGGGCCTATCCATCAGGTATTCGGCGAGGCCCTGGCCCCGTTGGCGACGGAGTTGGGCATCCCCATTTTTGGTGACTTCGATGACAGCCTCGCCAAGGGAGCGTTCGCCCACTACGGCAGTCTGCAAAGTGCCGACGGGGCCCAGGCCGCGCGCCTGGCTATCAAGATTCTTCACGGCGCATCCCCCGCCGACATTCCCGTCGAAATCCCTCAGCATTACGAGCTGGTACTCAATCGCAGCATGATCGAACGGCTGAAACTGAATCTGCCACCCCAGATCTGGCGGCTGGCCGACCGCATCGTCGATGCCGCCCCGGCCTTCTGACGCAGGGAGTGAATGATGGCGCACATCAATCCTTTTAAAACCATCCAGTTCCGGCTGCCGGCCCTGATTCTGCTGATCGGCCTGGTTCCGCTGGCACTCTTTGGTTTCTTCTCGCTGCTGGCCAGTTATCACGAACTGCTCAGGGTTCAGATCCGTGCCGGCCAGCGCACGGCCGTCATGGCCGTGCAGCAGATCGAGCAAACATTGCAGGACAGCGCACGCAACCTGACCACCACCGCTGAAAACCTGTCCTTGTCTTCTCTGCCACCTGAGGAGCAGGAATGGACCCTGCTGATGATGCTCAAGCAGCAGCCGGAACTCAAAGGTCTTAGAATCCTTGACCCGTCCGGTACAACCCGGATCAAAATCGACAACGACAGAGTCCACGCAAGCGGTGCCCTCGCAGACCAGAGTGTCCGGCCAGACATGGCAGCGCTGCGGCAGGGTAAAACCGTCTTCAGCGCGCCAAACTTCAGCGAAGGACTCGGTTACCTGCTGACCATCGACATCCCACTGGTTGATCCGGTCAACCGCACCCTGTCAGCCGTGCTGCGCGCCAAGCTGGCTGCGGCCCCCCTCTTTTCCGCCATAACCGACATCCGCATCGGCGAGCAGGGCGGCCTCTATGTGCTGGATGGTGAAAACCGGCTACTGGCCCATTCCGACCCGAGTCTGGTGTTCAGGGAGACCCGCTTTACCCCGGGATTCATGGCGATCACCCAGGATGGGTCAACGGATGAACACGTTCGCTACGCCAGCCTCAAAGGGATTGAGGTCTTCGGCGCCGGAGCACGAGGCCCGCTTACCGGCTGGTGGGTGGTCGCCGAACGCCCGGCTGCGGAAACCCTGGCTGAAATCCATCGCACCCGCGCCCTGCTGCTGTGGATGCTGGCAGGCATGGGTGCGCTGTGTCTGCCCCTGACCCTGTTTTTCAGCGCCCGCATCACCCGACCCCTGAAGCGTCTTGAGCAGGCAGCACGCGCCATCAGCGACGGCCACTTCAATCAGCAGATTTCGGTAGCAGGCAATAATGAGCTCGCCCGCGTAGCCCAGGCGTTCAATCAGATGTGCCGCGACCTGCTCCACTACGCTACCCAGCAGCAGCATACCAGTTGGCTAAAGGATGGCTTGGGCCTGCTGGAACAACAGACTCGCAGCATCCTCGACTTAAATCAGCTCGGCCACCGGGCGCTGCAGGTAATGGCGCAACACAGCGGCATTGCCGCCGCCCGGTTGCTGATCCCTCTTGCAAACCAGGGCTGGCAGCAGGTCGGCAGCTACTGTGTCGAAGTGGATTCCGCCGAGTCGGTTGACCGCCGGCAGGGGTTGGCGCTGGTGCAGCAGTGCGCTCAGGATCGAACGGTCGTGACCCTCGAAAACATCGCCCGCGATCAGCTGGTGGTGGCCACTGGCTTTGCCGGCATCCATCCGGGGCACTTGCTCGCAATGCCGCTGCTGTTCGAGGACGAACTGGTTGCGGTATTGGAACTGGCCAGCCTACCCCCATTCAGCGAGGCTCAGCGCCAGTTTTTCGATCACATTGCACCAGCTCTGGCCGTCATCCTCCACAGCAGTCAATCACGCAAACGACTGGAACAGGCGCTGAAGCAGTCGCAGGAGCTGAGCGCCCAGCTGCAGGCCCAACAGGAGGAACTGCGCGTCGCCAACGAAGAGCTGGAAGAACAGACCCAGCAACTGCGCGCCTCGGAAGAACAGCTGCGCGTCCAGCAGGAGGAACTGCAGAGCGCCAACGAGGAACTGGAAGAAAAAACTGAAACCCTGGCCGCCCAGCAAAAGCTGCAGATGGAGAAAAACCGCGCCCTGCAGGCGGCACAGGAGAGCCTGCAGGAAAAAGCCGCAGAACTCGAAAAGGCCAGCCGCTACAAATCGGAATTCCTGGCCAACATGTCTCATGAGCTGCGCACCCCCCTCAACAGCCTGCTGATTCTGGCGCATGAACTGGCCGGCAACAAATCGGGCCATCTCGACGACAAGGAAACCGAGGCCGCGCAGATTATCTACAGCAGCGGCAGTGACCTGCTGCAGCTGATCAATGAGATCCTCGACCTGTCCAAGATCGAGGCGGGGCGACTGGAACTGCATCGTCAACCGGTTTTTCTCGATCTGCTGAGCCGGCGACTGGAAGCGGCCTTCCGCCACATGGCCGACAGCAAAAACCTCAGCTTCAGCCTTGAGCGCAGTGAGGGCACCGCCGAACTGGTGGTCACTGACCCACAGAGATTGGAACAGATCCTGAAGAACCTGCTGTCCAACGCCCTCAAATTCACCGACCGGGGTGGCGTCAGCGTACGCTTTTACCAGCCTGACTCCGACGAGGCGGCGCGCCAGCAACTGGGCGATAAGCCGCTGCTGGCCATTGCCGTGCGCGATACCGGTATCGGCATCGCCAAGGACCATCTGGAAGACATCTTCGGCGCATTTCAGCAGGTCGATGGCACCATCTCCCGCCGCTACGGCGGCACCGGCCTCGGCCTGTCCATCACCCGCGAACTGAGCAAACTGCTAGGTGCCAGGGTCACGGTCGACAGCGAGCCGGGCAAGGGATCCACCTTCACCCTTTACCTGCCATTGGGCCAGGAAGCCCCCGCAGCGGCCAGCCAGGAGACTGTACCGGCGGCACCAGCCCAGGCGCAGGGCGTGTCGCCCAGGCCGGAAGAACCTTCTGCACCAGCGGACCCCGCGCAGCGGCCAAAATCCCTCGAAGACGATCGCGAGCAGCTGTCACCACACGACCATGTCATCCTGATCGTTGAGGACGATCTGCGCTTTGCCCGCATCCTGGCCGACCTGTGTCACGAACGCCATTTCCGCTTTCTGCACAGTGCCGACGGCGAATCAGCCCTTGAGCTGCTGCAGCAGACACCGGCCATCTGCGCCATCCTGCTCGATATGCGCCTACCCGGCCTGCACGGCATGGAACTGCTGGAGATCGTCAAAAACGACCGCAACCTGCGCCACATCCCGGTGCACGTCATCACTGCCACGGAGGACAGCAACGAAGCCCTGCAGCGCGGTGCCCTCAGCCTGGTGCGCAAACCGGTTCAGGCAAAAGAATTGGAAGGCGTTTTCAAACAGATTGAAAGTATGTCCCGCCAGTCGATCCGCCAGCTGCTGATTGTGGAAGGGGAATCAGGCGAAGCCGATGAGATCCGCCGCATCATCGGCAATGGCAATGTCCATTCCACTGCGGTCAACAGCGGTGAATCCGCGTTGACAACGTTGCAGGAGAAAAACATCGACTGCATGGTGCTCGATCTCAACCTGCCGGACATGAGCGCCATCGACCTGTTGCAGCAGATCGATGCCCTTGACAATCTGGCCGTGCCGCCGGTCATCATCTACAGCGGGCGGCGGTTGAGCGAAAAAGAAGAACAGCAGCTATCGCACTACACCCGCTCCATCATCATCCGCGACGGCAACCGATCTCCCGACCGGCTTCTGGATGAAGCCTCGCTGTTTCTGCACCGCATGGTCAGCGAACTGCCGGACCAGAAACAGAAGATCATCGATTCGCTGCACCGCAATGAAAACATTTTTGACAGCAAGACGGTGCTGCTGGTCGATGATGACATGCGCAATATCTTTGCCCTGTCCCACGTGCTGGAGCAGCGAGGTCTGACGGTGCTGCAGGCCGCCAATGGCCAGAAAGCACTGGAGGTGCTCGACGAGCACCCGGAGATCAACCTGGTGCTGATGGACATCATGATGCCAATCATGGACGGTTACGAAGCCACGCGGCGCATCCGCGCCCGCGAAAACGGCGGAAATCTGCCCATTCTGGCCCTGACCGCCAAGGCCATGCCGGAAGACCGTCAGCGCTGTCTTGACGCCGGGGCCAACGACTACCTGACCAAGCCAGTCCACGTGGAACGACTGCTGTCGCTGCTGCGCATCTGGCTGTACCGTTAAGTCGCCCAAAGGAGTGTCGGTTATGAATGAAGACTGGATTGATTTTGCCCAGCAGCAGGCGCCGCCACTGGTGCTGCTGGTGGATGACCGGGAAGCCAATCTGAAGGCGATGGAAACCATTCTCGCACCGCTGCAGGTGGGAACCCGCTGCGCGCGCTCGGGCAATGAGGCCCTGGCTTTGACTCTGGAACACGATTTCGCCCTGGCTCTGATCGACGTGCAGATGCCCGGCATGGATGGCTACGAAACCGTTACGCTCCTGCGCCAGGCCAGGAAAACCATGCAGCTGCCCGTCATCTTTGTTTCGGCCATCTACTCCGGCGACTTCCATCACCTCAAGGGGGTGGAAGTCGGCGCAGTGGATTTCATCGAAAAGCCTATCGTGCCCGAGCTGCTGCTGGGCAAGGTGCGCATTTTTCTCGATCTCTACCGTCACAAGAAGGCCCTGGAAAATGGCAACCATTTTCTCGAACAGCAGGTGGCCCAGAAGACCGCCCAGCTGCGCGAGGAAATCGAGCAGCGCAAAGGGACGGAAAAGACCCTGCGTTCCGTGCTCGGCAAGCTGGAGAAATCCAACATTGAACTGAGCCGCTTTGCTTTCATCTCCTCCCACGATCTCAAAGAGCCGTTGCGCACCATCGTCAGTTTCAGCCAGTTGCTGCAGAAACGCTGCAACCACCTCGACAAGGAACCGGCCGAGTACCTGCTTTTCATCATTGCCGCCGCGCGCCAGCTCGAAGCCATGATCGACGGGCTGCTACAGTTTTCCCAGATCGACGAGCTGGGGCCCGGCGACGTGGAGGTGGACCTCGAACGCACGTTACGGCGCGTTCTGACCACTATGGAACCACAGAGCCAGGCCCACCAGCTGCAACTGACCTGCGACCCGCTGCCCGTCATCCGCGGCAACGAGTCGCAGTTCGAGACACTTTGGTTTCACCTGCTCGACAATGCCTTCAAGTTTCACCGCCAGCTGCCACTGAAAATCGACATCCGCTGTGAAGAACAGGATAAAAACTGGCTGCTGCGCCTGTGCGATAACGGCATCGGCATGGATCCCTCCCAGTTTGACAACGTGTTTCTGATCTTCAAGCGCCTGCACACGGCCGAACACTATCCCGGCATCGGTCTGGGGCTGGCCCTGTGCCGCAAGATTGTTGAACATCATGGCGGCGAGATCTGGCTCGAAAACAGCCCCGACCAGGGACTCTGTGCCTGCCTGCGGCTGCCGAAGGAAAATCGGCCACAGCAAAAAAAACCGTCCGGCACGCAAGGAGAAGTCACCCCATGACCCGCCCACAGCACCAGAACCTCTGGGGCTGCGCGCTCCGCTGGCTGATCCGCAGCCTGGCCCTTGTGGCTCTGCTGACCCTGACGGGCTGTGGCGACGCGCCTGGGCCACAGAAGGCAGCCAGCCCGGCCCCCACAGCGGTACGTATTGCGCTGTCGAAAGAAGCCAAATCCACCCTTGCGCTGGTCGCCTGGAAACACCAGCTGTTTGAACAGTACGGTCTCGCCGTGGAAGCCTCCTGGCATCCGAGCGGCAAGCTGGCGCTTCAGGCGCTACTCGACGGCCAGGCCGACATCGCCATGGCCACCACCATCCCTGTCGTGTTTGCCGCCCAGCGCAGCGACCGGCCGCGCATCCTGGCCAGTTTGTCCACCGTGCGCGACACCTATCGCATTGTGGCTCGCACTGATCGCGGCATTGCCCGCGGCAGCGACCTCGTCGGCAAACGCATTGCCACCCAGCAGGCGTCGGCCGTCCACTACTTTCTCTACCTCTATCTACTGGACCAGGGCCTCCACCCCGAACAGTGCCAGCTGACGTTTTTGCCCATCGTCACCCTGCCCGCGGCGCTGGTGCGCGGCGACATCGACGCCTTCTGCGCACGCGACCCCTTCGTCGCCCAGGCCCTGACCGCCGCCGAACAACAGGGCATCGAACTGACCCAGTTCAAGGCGCCCTATCTGTTCGACAGTACCATGCTGCTGCTGGCCGGTGCGGAGTGGCTGGCGGCCAACCCCGAAGCAGCGGTCAACCTGATGCGTGCGCTGGCCGCGGCCGAAACCTTCTGCCTCAACCAGCCCCAGCAGGCCCAGCAGATGGTCGCTGAGCTGCTGGAAATTCCGCCCGCCACCCTGGCCAGCTACTGGCCGAGCATAGATCTGCACCTGGGGCTGTCCCAGAGCCTGCTGGTTACGCTGGAACAGCAATACCTGTGGGCCTGCCAGCAGCCCGGAAGCAACAGCCACGAAGCCGAGTTCCCGTTTCTGCGCTGGATGGCGCCGACCCCGCTGCGCAGGGTCGCTCCCCATCAGGTGACGCTGATTGAAGACGGTTGCCAATGAACATCCGCCGCTCGCTGCGCCTGAATCTGACGCTGTCCATCATCATCCCGCTGGCTGCGGGTATTGTGCTGCTCGTGCTCAATACCGACCTGACACGGGAAATCAGCCAGCACCGCCAGGCCCACATCATCAGGAACGACGTTCATCATCTGATCATCCTCAACACAGAGATGGCCGTTGCCCCCGGCCCACGGGTCATCGACCAGTGGCAACACCAGAGTCAGCGACTCGGTAAGGAGCTGGGGGAACAGGTGTATGACGACGCCAGCGAACAGCAGGCCTTAAGCCGGCTGACTGAGCTGCACAACCTGGCGGAACGCAGCTTTACTGAACTGTTTATCGAACAGCATCTGGCGCATCTTCCAGCAGAGCAGGCGACCCCGCTGCGCCAGATCCGCCAGGTTCAACTCACGGGCCAGCTGCAGCTGATGCATGAACAGCTGGAGATCCTCAGTCAGTCAACACTGGAGCGCACACTTCAGCTCAGCCACCGTTACGGCATGCTGTTATTGGGCAGTTTGCTGCTGCTGTCGCTGGTGATGACGCTGCTGTCGGTCCAGAGCAGCCGCAAGCTGCTGCCGGTACTCAAAAACATTGAGAGCGGCCTCAAGTCTCTTCGACGGGGCAACCGTTCATTTCGTCTGGGCTACCGCGGTCGTAACGAACTCGGGGAGCTGGCGCAGCAGTTCGATGCCCTGCTCGATGAGCTGCACACCAATGAACAGCAGTTGAAAACCTTGAACGAAAGCCTCGAAGACCAGGTCACCGATCGCACGGAAGAATTGCAGGCCGCACTGGAAAACATCCGGCTGAGCGAAGAACGCTACCGCCACTTTTTTGAGCTGGGCCTGATCGGTATGGCGACCATTTCGCCCGATGGCCGGATTCTCGATGCCAATAGGTATCTGTGCACGCTGCTGGGCTACGACCGGGAAGAAATTCTGCAAAAAACCTGGATGGAGGCAACCGCGCCGGAGGATCTGGAGCGCAGTATCGCTGTTAATCAGCAGGTGCTGGCGGGGGAGCGAGACGAATATTGTCTGGAAAAGACCTATCTGCGCAAGGACGGCACGCGGGTTGTGGCAAGAATCTCTGTGACCTGCCAGCGCCAGGAGGACGGCAGCGTCGATCATTTTGTCGCCCTGGTTCAGGACATCAGCAGCCACAGGCAGGCCCAGCAGCAGGTCAGCCAGGCCATGGCCGAGCTGCAGCGCTCCAACGAAGAATTGGAGCAGTTTGCCTACATCACCTCCCACGACCTGCAGGAGCCACTGCGCATGATCACCAGCTATGTACAGCTGCTGCAACGGCGCTACCAAGGGCGTCTGGATGAGGATGCCGACGAGTTTATCGGTTTCGTGGTCGAAGGCACCACGCGCATGAAAACCATGATTCAGGATCTGCTGCTGTACTCGCGCGCCGGGCGCGAGGATTTTGAGCGCCACGTCACAGACCTTAATCAGGTACTGGCAGAAGTGCTGGCCAATCTACAGCTTGAGATTGAAACATCGGGAGCAACAGTGGATTGTGATCCGCTACCAAAAATCCGCGTGGTACCGGTTCAGGCCGGCCAACTGCTTAGCAACCTGCTTGGCAACGCCCTCAAATTCCGCCAGCCCGATCGCCCCCCACACATCGAACTGCGGGTCACCCGCGAACAGGGATTCTGGCAGTTCATGGTGCAAGACAACGGCATCGGCATTGAACCGGATCAGCTTCCGCGGCTGTTTGTGCTGTTCCGCCGCCTGCACACCCGCGACGCCTATCCCGGTACCGGCATCGGTCTGGCGCTGTGCAAAAAAATTGTCGAAAAACATGGCGGAAAGATCTGGGCAACATCCGAACCCGGCACCGGCAGCTGTTTTTTCTTCACCTGGCCGCTGCTGGCTGAGAACGGCCCCCAGGATGTCTCGATACCAAATTAAGAAAAATTTTGCGAATTTTTTTATTCATTAGTTTGGTTTGAACGAAAATGCTGCTATGCTTTTTCAGGTCGACTTTTCTCACTTAGAAATTGATGAAGGCATGAAATTCAAACGACCCATCCATATCCTGCT
This genomic interval from Desulfuromonas thiophila contains the following:
- a CDS encoding chemotaxis protein CheB; the encoded protein is METCTPHQEKTGPARPPFQCVVIGGSAGALTALNALTAVLAPGFPVPLVCVIHLHPHSHTDTFVRALLAQTSLLVKEADDKEALRPATLYLAPANYHLLIEQDRSLALSVDGKVNHSRPSIDVLFETAALAYRDQLAGILLSGASNDGAAGLRRIHDLGGKTLVQTPDTAEVPYMPQSALAATETDAVLPPVEIGHWLNARLARFFSP
- a CDS encoding ABC transporter substrate-binding protein, producing MSAMSATSVTARRLPCRTLLLALLTSLLLPTFALSIQQPTNGAHHNKQYRFAVLLAGDHRTPRIDGFKQEMARHGDQYGVHHVYTFFNAEGNSSQLLPLARQIVASHPDVAIAAGGIEADALKLATDEAPLPVVFLFSASCVERGQIESIRHPGGNLTGIDSNDTVLTEKRLWYLHKMLPGIKHVTCFSIPTIGSSAESAVLAVEAGKKLGLEVRIIDLESKDELKSKAQQLVRRDNTDAILLFPCGPIHQVFGEALAPLATELGIPIFGDFDDSLAKGAFAHYGSLQSADGAQAARLAIKILHGASPADIPVEIPQHYELVLNRSMIERLKLNLPPQIWRLADRIVDAAPAF
- a CDS encoding CheR family methyltransferase; this encodes MEPINLEKLETELLLKALHDRYGYDFSHYAPASLNRRIASFLSKSGYQHTADLIPRLLRDRAFFNQLLFTISVTVTEMFRDPEFYRALRESILPVLRTYPSLRIWHAGCATGEEVYSMAILLQEEGIAEHCQLYATDINDDSLNQARQGIFNVDRMREYTLNYQQAGGLGSFSDYYHCRYDSAIMDSSLRQRITFANHNLVSDGIFGEMHLICCRNVLIYFDRELQDRALHLFADALTPRGFLCLGTKETPAFSTVADFFNPVAGASHCYQINDKHQTQNPIFTT
- a CDS encoding response regulator, whose amino-acid sequence is MAHINPFKTIQFRLPALILLIGLVPLALFGFFSLLASYHELLRVQIRAGQRTAVMAVQQIEQTLQDSARNLTTTAENLSLSSLPPEEQEWTLLMMLKQQPELKGLRILDPSGTTRIKIDNDRVHASGALADQSVRPDMAALRQGKTVFSAPNFSEGLGYLLTIDIPLVDPVNRTLSAVLRAKLAAAPLFSAITDIRIGEQGGLYVLDGENRLLAHSDPSLVFRETRFTPGFMAITQDGSTDEHVRYASLKGIEVFGAGARGPLTGWWVVAERPAAETLAEIHRTRALLLWMLAGMGALCLPLTLFFSARITRPLKRLEQAARAISDGHFNQQISVAGNNELARVAQAFNQMCRDLLHYATQQQHTSWLKDGLGLLEQQTRSILDLNQLGHRALQVMAQHSGIAAARLLIPLANQGWQQVGSYCVEVDSAESVDRRQGLALVQQCAQDRTVVTLENIARDQLVVATGFAGIHPGHLLAMPLLFEDELVAVLELASLPPFSEAQRQFFDHIAPALAVILHSSQSRKRLEQALKQSQELSAQLQAQQEELRVANEELEEQTQQLRASEEQLRVQQEELQSANEELEEKTETLAAQQKLQMEKNRALQAAQESLQEKAAELEKASRYKSEFLANMSHELRTPLNSLLILAHELAGNKSGHLDDKETEAAQIIYSSGSDLLQLINEILDLSKIEAGRLELHRQPVFLDLLSRRLEAAFRHMADSKNLSFSLERSEGTAELVVTDPQRLEQILKNLLSNALKFTDRGGVSVRFYQPDSDEAARQQLGDKPLLAIAVRDTGIGIAKDHLEDIFGAFQQVDGTISRRYGGTGLGLSITRELSKLLGARVTVDSEPGKGSTFTLYLPLGQEAPAAASQETVPAAPAQAQGVSPRPEEPSAPADPAQRPKSLEDDREQLSPHDHVILIVEDDLRFARILADLCHERHFRFLHSADGESALELLQQTPAICAILLDMRLPGLHGMELLEIVKNDRNLRHIPVHVITATEDSNEALQRGALSLVRKPVQAKELEGVFKQIESMSRQSIRQLLIVEGESGEADEIRRIIGNGNVHSTAVNSGESALTTLQEKNIDCMVLDLNLPDMSAIDLLQQIDALDNLAVPPVIIYSGRRLSEKEEQQLSHYTRSIIIRDGNRSPDRLLDEASLFLHRMVSELPDQKQKIIDSLHRNENIFDSKTVLLVDDDMRNIFALSHVLEQRGLTVLQAANGQKALEVLDEHPEINLVLMDIMMPIMDGYEATRRIRARENGGNLPILALTAKAMPEDRQRCLDAGANDYLTKPVHVERLLSLLRIWLYR
- a CDS encoding sensor histidine kinase, whose product is MENETDAQLGVRLQQLEAELHDQEALVQAYLNAARSVLGADSFEQVARQIFDAAIGLIGATSGYVALLSEKGDENEVLFLEAGGRPCTVDPSLPMPIRGLREIAYRTQGVAYENDFMHSEWVKMMPGGHVRLDNVLFAPLNVGGRTVGIMGMANKPTDFTPRDAHLAAMFGDLAAIALQRAYDQQMLHVLTRNLQRSNEDLQQFAYVASHDLFEPLRSISGFLALLEKRYQASLDEIGREFIHFAVEGAARMRKMVEGLLTFSRLETQEKTFNPVDMNAIVRSVLDDLHAQISERQACVHVDSLPRVAVDSSQLRQLWQNLISNAIRYNQSRPPRLEIGCDEKEQEWEFRIADNGIGFDSELYQDKIFQMFKRIDPDSQAAGCGIGLALCRKIVERHGGRIWATSEPGNGSCFYFTLPRPAEAARGKRS